DNA sequence from the Chryseobacterium turcicum genome:
ATTTTTAAACTAATGTGTTCTTAAATATTTTCAAAATGTTAAGCTTAAAAGTTACTAATGTGTCAAAAAACTTTTGTGACTTTTGTGGTTAATAAAATGCGGTGAAATAGGTTTTATGATTCGAGATTTCAAACACAAAAAAAATCTTTGATTTTTAAACTTATGTGATCTTTATTATTTTCAAAGTATGAAACTTAAAAGTTACTAATGTGTTAAAAAACTTTTGTGACTTTTGTGGTTAAATTATCATCAAATTAATTTAAAAAATGAGTTTTCACAAACTATATTTTCTTTTTGTTTTTTTTGTAGGAGCAAAAGCATTCGGTCAGACAAAGCCGAATGCTTCTCCTTACACGAATGAAGCGACCTACGAAAAGCTTAAAAAGAAACATCCGTTCATTACTCCATTAAACAGGCCAGTTCCATCGAATATTAATATTGATAAAGATGTAGAATATGCAAACATCAATGGATTATCGTTGAAAGCAGATATTTATTATCCGAAAGATGAAACCAAAAAATATCCAGGAATTGCTTTAGTTCACGGTGGAGGTTGGATTTCAGGCAGTAAGGAAAATGAAAAATATATGGCTCAGGAATTGGCTTCCAGAGGTTATGTGGCCATAGCCGTCGGTTACCGTTTGAGTGAAGTCGCAAAATATCCTGCCGCAATTGATGACGTCAATAATGCCATTACATTTTTAAAGAAAAACAGAAAAAAATATTCTTTACATCAAAATAAAATTGCAGTACTTGGTGAATCTGCCGGAGCTCAAATCTCTACTTTGGTAGGGGTTCAGGCAAAAGGAAAAATAAAAGCCATCGTAAATGTTGACGGAATTGTATCTTTTATTCATCCCGAAGCTGAAGAAAGTACGTATGCAGCTTTTTGGTTAGGTGGCGACAGAGATATTAATCTAAAAAACTGGACAGATGCATCACCATTAGAGTTTGTTGATAAAAATACACCTCCTACTCTATTCATCAATTCTTCCCAACCTCGATTTCATGCAGGAAGAGACGACATGATGAAGATTTTAAGAACTCATAATATCTTTACCGAGTATCACGAAATAAAAGACACACCGCACTCCTTTTGGTCTGCAGAACCCTGGTTCACTGAAACATTGAATCTGACGGTTGATTTTTTAGATAAAACTTTGAAATAAGGTTGAGACTTAGGGAAAGTGCATCTTTAAATTGGCTTAGGAGTTTGAAACGTTAAGAAAATTTCAAATAAAATCGTTAAGAAATTCCCATTGTTTGAGTGTGGGGTGAATAATCTTAATAAATAAAATTTTGAATCCACACGAGTTTGGGAATTTTAGGATTTATTTTAAATTTTTAGTGGAAAAATCCAGCCTTGAACTTTTGTTTCTTTTGTTTTAAGACAAAAGAAAAATGAAAAAAAGTATTTTTAAAATGAAAAAACTATTTTTAATTCTCTTCATTTCAATTACCAATTTTTTATTGGCAAAAAATGAACCCTATATAACAATCACCGTTGCACAAGACGGAAGTGGGCAATTCACCTCCATTCAAAAAGCCATCACATCCATTAGAGATTTAGGACCTGGAGAAGCTTTAGTTAAAATAAAAGCAGGAACGTATCACGAAAAAATTGTTATTCCTTCTTCTAAACATAAAATAACTTTACAAGGCGAAAACAAGGAAAAAACCATCATTACCAACGATGATTATTCCGGTAAAATGGATGCTTTGAACGAGAAAATGACCACATTTAATTCATACACTCTTCTAGTAATGTCGGATGATATTAAAATTTCTGATGTAACAATTCAAAATGCTTGGTGCAACCAAGGACAAGCCGTTGCACTTCATGTAGAAGGTGATCGTTTTAGTATTAAAAATTCTAAAATTTTGGGTTGCCAAGATACAGTTTATACTGGCGGAAATCATAGCAGACAATTGTATGAAAACTGTGATATCGAAGGAACAACAGATTTTCTATTTGGCTCTGCAACGGTTGTATTTAAAAATTGTACTATAAAAAGTTTGGCCAATTCTTACATTACTGCAGCATCAACAGACCAAAGTAAAGAGTTCGGTTATGTATTTTTTGACTGTCAATTAATCGCCAAAGAAGGCATCAACAAAGTATTTTTGGGAAGACCTTGGAGACCGTATGCCAAAACTGTTTTCATCAATACCGAAATGGGAAATCACATTCTTCCCGAAGGGTGGAATCCCTGGAAAGGCGATAAAATGTTTCCCGATAAAGACAAAACCGCTTACTATGCAGAATATAAAAGCAAAGGTGAAGGTGGAAAACCTGAAAACCGTGTAGCATGGTCTCATCAGCTAACAAAAAAAGAAGCAAAAAAATATACATTAAAAAATATCTTCGGAGACTGGAATCCGTAATATGAGTAATAAGTAATTGGTAATGAGTAATCCTCAATCTTAAATTATTTAAATATATAACATTTAGTATTAGCGATGTCATGCTGAGCCTGTCGAAGCACCTCCAAACAAATCAATTTAAAAATGAAAAAAATACTTTTAATATTCAGTTTAACCATTTCAACTTTAATATTGGCTCAAAAAAAACCAACCCTATTTCTGATTGGCGATTCTACAATGGCCAACAAAGAAAATCCTGATAAAAACCCAGAACATGGATGGGGACAGGTTTTAATGCAATTCATGACCAACGGAGTTGAAATTCAGAATCACGCGATGAATGGGAGAAGCTCAAAAAGCTTCAGAACCGAAGGACGTTGGGATAAAGTAGAAAAGCAAATAAAAAAAGGTGATTTTGTAGTTATTCAGTTCGGTCATAACGATCAGAAACTCAAAGATTCTACAAAATTTACCAATCCACACACCCAATACAGAGCCAATCTGGAAAGATATGTGAATGAAACAAGAGCAAAAGGTGCAACTCCACTCTTAATGACTTCCATTACAAGAAGAAACTTCAATGAAAATGGAGTTTTAATTGACACGCATACCGATTATCCTTTGGTCGTAAGAATGGTTGCAGACGATATGAAAGTGCCTTTTGTTGATATGCAATTATTGACCGAGCAAATGGAAATTTCTGCAGGTCCGGAAAAATCAAAATTATTGCATCTTTATTTTAAAGCAGGTGAAAATGCATATTATGATAAAGACAAAGCAGATGATACACATCTATCAAAACTAGGAGCAGAAACAGTTGCAAAACTCGCTACAAAGTCTTTGAAGAATTTAAAGACAGGTTTGGAAAAATATATTAAATAGTTTCCCACGGATTACACAGATTTCACAGATAAATTCTTTAAAATCTGCGTAATCAATAAATCTGCGAGAAATTATCAACATCGATTTGTCATCCTGAAAGGATCTAAGCTATACTTTAGAGATTCGCGTTTAGATGCTTACAGCATGACAAAGTGAGTTCAAATTAGTTTAAAGTTTAAAATTCAAAAACATAAAAAATGAATTTCAAAAAAGAACCTTTTTTCGACGGCAATTCAGAATGGGAAGATTTGGGAAACGGCGTTTCACGACAGTTTGTCGGGTACAATTCTCAGGTTATGATGGTTATCGTGAAATTTGAAAATGATGCCATTGGAGCTTTGCATCAACATTTCCATTCTCAAATTACTTACGTTGCAGAAGGAAAATTTGAAGTAACAGTTAATGGAGAAACAAAAGTTTTACAAAAAGGTGATGGTTTTTTTGCTCAACCCAATATTTTTCATGGTGTAAAATGTTTAGAAGCTGGACAACTGATTGATGCTTTTACACCATTCAGAGAAGATTTTTTGAAATAAAAATTAATTTGGTTAATCGCAAAGACGCAAATAAATTGATCAACTTCAAATTTTAAGGCGCAAAGATTTTGTCTTCGATAAATATAGTGATGTAAAAAACTCACTGAAAATCTTTGATTTTCTTGCACCTTAAAACAGCATTTTAAAATAAACTTTGTGCCTTTGCGAAAAACCAACAACATCAATCATAAACTTAATGAAAAAAGCTGTTTTCATTTTATTAATTTTCTTATCAAGTCAATTCTCCGGACAGGAAAAACTTATATTCTGGCCAAAAGGCGCAATGCCCAATTCAAAAATATTAGCTTCAAAAACTAAGAAAAAAAAGCTTTTGGCCGAACTGAAAGAACCTGAACTTTTTGCTTT
Encoded proteins:
- a CDS encoding cupin domain-containing protein; its protein translation is MNFKKEPFFDGNSEWEDLGNGVSRQFVGYNSQVMMVIVKFENDAIGALHQHFHSQITYVAEGKFEVTVNGETKVLQKGDGFFAQPNIFHGVKCLEAGQLIDAFTPFREDFLK
- a CDS encoding rhamnogalacturonan acetylesterase yields the protein MKKILLIFSLTISTLILAQKKPTLFLIGDSTMANKENPDKNPEHGWGQVLMQFMTNGVEIQNHAMNGRSSKSFRTEGRWDKVEKQIKKGDFVVIQFGHNDQKLKDSTKFTNPHTQYRANLERYVNETRAKGATPLLMTSITRRNFNENGVLIDTHTDYPLVVRMVADDMKVPFVDMQLLTEQMEISAGPEKSKLLHLYFKAGENAYYDKDKADDTHLSKLGAETVAKLATKSLKNLKTGLEKYIK
- a CDS encoding alpha/beta hydrolase, giving the protein MSFHKLYFLFVFFVGAKAFGQTKPNASPYTNEATYEKLKKKHPFITPLNRPVPSNINIDKDVEYANINGLSLKADIYYPKDETKKYPGIALVHGGGWISGSKENEKYMAQELASRGYVAIAVGYRLSEVAKYPAAIDDVNNAITFLKKNRKKYSLHQNKIAVLGESAGAQISTLVGVQAKGKIKAIVNVDGIVSFIHPEAEESTYAAFWLGGDRDINLKNWTDASPLEFVDKNTPPTLFINSSQPRFHAGRDDMMKILRTHNIFTEYHEIKDTPHSFWSAEPWFTETLNLTVDFLDKTLK
- a CDS encoding pectinesterase family protein gives rise to the protein MKKLFLILFISITNFLLAKNEPYITITVAQDGSGQFTSIQKAITSIRDLGPGEALVKIKAGTYHEKIVIPSSKHKITLQGENKEKTIITNDDYSGKMDALNEKMTTFNSYTLLVMSDDIKISDVTIQNAWCNQGQAVALHVEGDRFSIKNSKILGCQDTVYTGGNHSRQLYENCDIEGTTDFLFGSATVVFKNCTIKSLANSYITAASTDQSKEFGYVFFDCQLIAKEGINKVFLGRPWRPYAKTVFINTEMGNHILPEGWNPWKGDKMFPDKDKTAYYAEYKSKGEGGKPENRVAWSHQLTKKEAKKYTLKNIFGDWNP